Proteins from one Podospora pseudocomata strain CBS 415.72m chromosome 4, whole genome shotgun sequence genomic window:
- a CDS encoding hypothetical protein (EggNog:ENOG503P0GZ; COG:Q) — MTLFGNLREALKKAASLRRMLERECAVRDGSEAFEPSGGHIEFVDVSFAYPEKVVLENCNLSFQSGKITAVVGPSGVGKSTILKLILRAYDPQIGLVKIDGQDIRIFRLQSLRSRMAVMEQEPRLFNRTILENVKYGRQGATDEEVREACKKANIHDCIMSREKGYHEVLSCAGSGWSGGERQRFGLARLFVQNPDIIIVDEGTSAIDTETETQVNMNLREWFQGKTTILIAHRLSSVMHAHNILFLSDNGQVCEEGTHQDLIARKGGYYSLFQHYHGNG; from the exons ATGACATTGTTCGGAAACTTGAGGGAGGCTTTGAAGAAAGCAGCCAGCTTAAGGCGCATGTTAGAACGAGAATGCGCAGTTCGGGACGGTTCTGAAGCCTTTGAACCTAGCGGCGGCCACATtgagtttgttgatgttaGCTTCGCCTACCCCGAGAAGGTGGTCCTAGAAAACTGCAATTTGTCTTTCCAATCTGGAAAAATAACTGCAGTTGTGGGTCCATCCGGGGTTGGGAAGTCGACCATACTCAAGCTGATATTGAGAGCCTACGATCCGCAGATCGGCCTCGTCAAGATTGATGGGCAAGACATCAGGATATTCCGTCTTCAATC CCTGCGGTCCCGGATGGCAGTTATGGAGCAAGAGCCGCGTCTCTTTAACAGAACTATTCTGGAAAATGTGAAATATGGAAGGCAAGGCGCTACAGACGAAGAGGTCCGCGAGGCTTGcaagaaggccaacatcCACGATTGTATCATGAGTCGCGAGAAAGGGTACCATGAAGTACTTAGCTGTGCAGG TAGTGGATGGTCGGGCGGGGAGAGACAAAGGTTTGGGCTAGCTCGCTTGTTTGTCCAAAACCCCGATATTATTATTGTGGACGAGGGGACCAGTGCAATCGATACCGAGACTGAGACGCAAGTCAACATGAACTTGAGAGAGTGGTTTCAAGGAAAGACAACAATTCTCATTGC GCACCGATTATCCTCGGTCATGCACGCCCACAACATATTATTTCTATCAGACAATGGTCAAGTCTGCGAAGAGGGAACACATCAAGATCTTATTGCTAGGAAAGGTGGCTATTACTCACTTTTTCAGCATTATCATGGCAATGGATAA
- a CDS encoding hypothetical protein (EggNog:ENOG503PU98), which translates to MPRVLQISLDSDDEDAGLVSAAQLIQRFESNPILEFVPVSKRAQEAAKRDWQKFEWWYRNIPDQDYSMTTAWMDFCENKDKPKSLIRAFLYEHVLRSRQKRPAIGQSETQVVQTISAAKSALTFWRNIVYMADTTILNEARHNDRDNRHKWKLRWADVGAGGNPGSGPVADVSRWIRVELSDELHLSREQTYEKKVLTSDDIILLLDTLWTRPSDLRCTARQRVAFHSVLLLAGFGFRPGSIVSFKYQHVRIRCLRVDDNPKNLAICATIKIVHNKRRQYTANSHNAVVQFSITLVPCQTICLLSLIIAQAIHDNAFEADFGSLEELLTRPNLDQTDCLDLRWKEDKMEQEIFPVPYHKYWDIWNELWRVAGNRDTIRPYSLRVGAGSVLDGPLTPALRGHLMSNTTAVFESSYQPEHIRQELMPIIFGADAAGEHHSLFRSLQRATLLRDVNAPLYPTEEDKESLRQRVDITKLTWEYKQAKARSSSPDINRAYAALATRRKQILALIVEKRRVN; encoded by the exons ATGCCTCGAGTCCTCCAAATTTCACTCGActcggatgatgaggacgccGGGCTCGTAAGCGCTGCTCAACTTATCCAGCGGTTTGAGTCAAATCCGATCCTCGAGTTTGTACCCGTCAGTAAACGAGCCCAGGAAGCCGCCAAAAGAGATTGGCAAAAATTTGAGTG GTGGTATCGTAACATTCCCGACCAGGATTACAGCATGACGACTGCTTGGATGGACTTTTGTGAGAACAAGGACAAACCCAAAAGCCTGATTCGGGCATTTCTCTATGAGCACGTTCTACGGTCACGACAAAAGCGCCCGGCCATTGGTCAATCTGAAACACAGGTAGTTCAAACTATATCCGCGGCAAAGTCAGCTCTTACTTTCTGGAGGAATATCGTCTACATGGCCGACACAACTATTCTGAACGAAGCACGACACAACGACCGGGATAACAGACACAAATGGAAGTTGAGATGGGCGGACGTGGGGGCCGGGGGCAATCCCGGATCTGGACCTGTCGCCGATGTATCCAGG TGGATTCGAGTTGAATTAAGCGACGAGCTCCATTTATCCAGGGAGCAAACATACGAGAAGAAAGTTCTGACATCTGACGATATCATTCTCCTTTTGGACACGCTCTGGACACGACCATCAGATCTCCGATGTACCGCAAGGCAACGGGTTGCATTTCACTCGGTCCTTCTCCTTGCAGGATTTGGGTTCCGCCCTGGCTCTATTGTCTCCTTTAAATATCAGCACGTTCGTATTCGATGCTTGCGAGTGGATGATAATCCGAAAAATCTTGCGATTTGCGCAACGATTAAGATTGTTCACAACAAGAGGCGCCAGTATACCGCAAACTCACACAATGCAGT CGTACAATTCTCCATCACTCTTGTCCCATGCCAGACGATCTGTCTTCTTAGCTTGATTATCGCACAAGCTATTCACGACAATGCTTTCGAGGCTGATTTTGGTTCTCTGGAGGAGCTACTGACGCGACCAAATTTAGACCAGACGGACTGCCTTGATCTTAGATGGAAAGAAGATAAAATGGAGCAAGAGATTTTCCCTGTGCCCTACCATAAGTATTGGGACATATGGAATGAGTTGTGGCGTGTGGCAGGAAACCGCGACACGATCAGGCCTTACTCCCTGCGCGTTGGTGCAGGGTCTGTCCTCGATG GCCCTCTGACTCCGGCCTTGCGCGGTCATCTTATGTCAAATACGACAGCTGTGTTTGAATCAAGCTACCAGCCCGAGCACATACGCCAGGAGCTTATGCCAATCATATTTGGCGCTGATGCCGCAGGAGAACACCACTCACTCTTTCGCAGTCTTCAGCGCGCCACACTTCTCAGAGACGTCAATGCACCCCTATATCCTACCGAAGAGGATAAGGAAAGTCTACGACAACGTGTGGATATTACCAAGCTTACTTGGGAGTATAAACAGGCGAAAGCAAgatcctcctctcctgatATCAATCGAGCTTATGCTGCGCTGGCGACTAGACGGAAACAGATACTGGCCTTAATAGTGGAAAAGCGGAGAG TCAATTGA
- a CDS encoding hypothetical protein (EggNog:ENOG503P3ZR) encodes MASMFQLNPHTYTHYQQAPMAPARQFSHGTSSAFSPSANPDEDWTKISDLAERRRIQNRIAQRNYRKKLKKRMEELERKAGVSDESPSPGSEKTSPAPKPAKRAPATKARKQSPPATGRQVVAPHFTTPSYGQHDQYLFSHSYEDDRDRSTSPVGTYYQTGYPAPASDEMFTPYNFHQMPQDPVVTLAEYSNTISLPSMQALDSYNNGFFPGMPMHGGHPPPFEHLTPNTPPLSHSLEHSAACSDSGSYTEYPKTPLSMPGSPGYGPQQ; translated from the exons ATGGCCAGCATGTTCCAGCTCAACCCGCACACATATACCCATTACCAGCAGGCCCCAATGGCGCCTGCAAGACAATTCTCGCACGGTACCAGCAGCGCCTTCAGCCCCTCAGCCAACCCCGACGAGGACTGGACCAAGATCTCAGACCTTgccgagaggaggaggatacaGAACCGCATTGCCCAGCGCAACTATC gcaagaagttgaagaagcGCATGGAAGAGCTGGAGCGCAAGGCCGGAGTATCAGACGAATCCCCCTCGCCCGGCAGTGAGAAGACAAGCCCAGCACCCAAGCCTGCGAAGCGCGCCCCAGCGACCAAGGCACGGAAGCAATCGCCACCTGCCACCGGCAGACAGGTTGTCGCTCCTCACTTCACAACTCCATCCTATGGACAGCACGATCAGTACCTCTTCAGCCACAGCTACGAGGATGACAGAGATCGATCCACCAGCCCAGTGGGCACCTACTACCAGACTGGCTACCCTGCTCCTGCCAGCGACGAGATGTTCACTCCCTACAACTTCCACCAAATGCCCCAAGATCCAGTCGTAACACTCGCCGAGTACTCAAACACCATTTCTCTGCCATCCATGCAAGCCCTGGATAGCTACAACAACGGCTTCTTCCCAGGGATGCCCATGCACGGaggccaccctcctcccttcgAGCATCTGACCCCCAAT ACTCCGCCTCTGTCACACTCTCTCGAACACTCGGCGGCCTGCTCGGACTCTGGTAGCTACACCGAGTACCCGAAGACGCCGCTGTCCATGCCTGGCTCGCCTGGTTATGGTCCACAGCAATAG